Proteins from one Prevotella sp. E2-28 genomic window:
- a CDS encoding NAD(P)/FAD-dependent oxidoreductase produces MNKTDLIIIGAGPGGYRAAEYAAKQGLKVVIFEGSEVGGTCLNVGCIPTKTYVHSTTFEEARERMAAVVSQLRQGVEGILSHPNITLVREKGVFTDAHTVGDYTADNIIIATGSETKWLPIKGKDDPRVVDSTGLLSLENQPKRLAIIGAGVIGMEFASVFNQFGSEVTVIEFLKECLPALDSDIAKRLRKYLEKRGVTFKMKTAVENIADIDADVVLMATGRKPRVQTDFANVGIEYDERKGVTVDENFKTTVNGIYAIGDVNGKQMLAHAAEMQAIHAVNHILGKKDNIRFDVMPAAIFTTPEAACVGPTEDQLKEQGIAYECKKAFWRANGKALAMGETEGMLKLFVSSPSQGGDGGVSFILGCHAYGAHSADIIQEVSVLMCKNTTIKELRDMVHIHPTLGEILLAAAEQ; encoded by the coding sequence ATGAACAAAACTGATTTGATTATCATCGGCGCGGGCCCAGGCGGTTACCGCGCCGCTGAATATGCTGCCAAGCAAGGCCTGAAGGTGGTCATCTTCGAAGGCTCTGAGGTAGGTGGTACATGTCTGAATGTAGGTTGTATCCCTACTAAGACCTATGTGCATAGCACCACTTTTGAGGAAGCTCGTGAACGTATGGCTGCTGTTGTTAGTCAGCTTCGTCAGGGCGTTGAGGGCATACTCTCGCATCCTAACATCACGTTGGTTCGTGAGAAAGGGGTGTTTACAGATGCTCATACCGTTGGCGACTACACAGCTGATAACATCATCATTGCAACAGGCTCTGAAACCAAGTGGTTGCCCATCAAAGGTAAAGACGACCCACGTGTAGTTGACTCTACTGGTCTGCTTAGCCTTGAAAACCAGCCCAAGCGCTTAGCTATTATTGGTGCTGGTGTTATCGGTATGGAGTTCGCTTCTGTCTTTAACCAATTTGGCTCAGAAGTTACTGTAATAGAATTCTTAAAGGAATGCCTGCCTGCTCTGGATAGTGACATTGCCAAGCGCTTGCGCAAGTACTTAGAGAAAAGAGGTGTTACCTTCAAGATGAAGACTGCTGTCGAGAATATCGCAGATATCGATGCCGATGTAGTCTTGATGGCTACAGGTAGAAAGCCTCGGGTGCAGACCGACTTTGCCAACGTCGGCATAGAGTACGATGAGCGCAAAGGTGTTACTGTAGATGAAAACTTCAAGACAACCGTGAATGGCATCTATGCTATTGGCGATGTAAATGGCAAGCAGATGCTGGCCCATGCAGCAGAGATGCAAGCCATTCATGCCGTGAATCATATTCTTGGTAAGAAAGATAACATACGTTTCGACGTTATGCCTGCTGCTATATTCACTACACCTGAAGCTGCTTGCGTAGGCCCAACTGAAGACCAATTAAAGGAACAAGGCATTGCTTACGAATGCAAGAAGGCTTTCTGGCGAGCCAATGGCAAAGCTCTTGCTATGGGTGAGACCGAGGGAATGCTCAAGTTGTTTGTTTCCTCTCCATCACAGGGTGGGGATGGGGGTGTATCTTTTATCCTTGGCTGTCACGCCTACGGTGCTCATTCCGCAGATATCATTCAGGAAGTCAGCGTTCTTATGTGCAAAAATACCACGATTAAAGAACTCCGTGATATGGTACATATCCATCCTACATTAGGTGAAATACTGTTGGCGGCAGCGGAACAATAG
- a CDS encoding lipopolysaccharide assembly protein LapB: MITRILKQMIVINMMVICFMVFSCTRSECPTDQVNRMLSAAIDMEDSDAVMALDLYEEAYDILMEHPDSQLLRETHFRKGLLFLRNALPEECVVSLRETARLDSLLRDTVSWHKTMRSIAFAYESHGQFEQARTVLKEVMMSMPASEDNIRVRMDMDYYTRYDELQNMQKELPETYVHDMDRLTPKSTELDVAFRGWQAEQEQNYDYAIFQYKKLENKHSYFVRAFGQLHTARLQLLLGRYDEASQSLDAYEETNGLIRKSEQTTKMLLQHHASFQDRRARREIDRLSLLNRQQWQMIISVTIASLLVIMMLLLLLRVYRQRQVILKFRIDKMRQWREEYLNRSGHAQQRVSEDALLSDVIQRLRRKLNGGDDKPMTDDDWEALHTAVLSAYPTFKRRLADLCRLSAHDYHVCLLIKIDVKPSDIARITIRSDEAITSTRRRLYERAFGRKGKPSDWDEVIKML; the protein is encoded by the coding sequence ATGATAACAAGAATACTGAAGCAGATGATCGTCATAAACATGATGGTCATCTGCTTCATGGTGTTTTCTTGTACTCGTTCAGAATGTCCTACGGATCAGGTCAATCGTATGCTGAGTGCTGCAATAGATATGGAAGACAGTGATGCAGTTATGGCTCTTGATCTTTATGAAGAGGCTTACGACATATTGATGGAGCATCCTGATTCCCAGTTGTTGCGTGAGACACATTTCCGTAAGGGACTTCTTTTCTTACGTAATGCTTTACCAGAGGAATGTGTCGTTTCATTGCGGGAGACGGCACGGTTGGATTCTCTGCTCCGTGATACGGTTTCTTGGCATAAAACCATGCGTAGCATTGCTTTTGCCTATGAAAGTCACGGACAATTTGAGCAGGCTCGTACAGTCTTGAAGGAAGTTATGATGAGTATGCCAGCTTCAGAGGATAATATCCGTGTCCGTATGGATATGGACTATTATACTCGTTATGATGAATTGCAGAATATGCAGAAGGAACTGCCTGAGACCTATGTTCATGATATGGACCGTCTGACCCCAAAAAGCACAGAGCTGGATGTAGCATTTCGTGGTTGGCAGGCTGAACAAGAGCAGAATTATGACTATGCCATTTTTCAATATAAAAAACTGGAGAATAAGCATTCATATTTTGTTCGGGCGTTTGGACAACTGCATACGGCTCGTCTGCAATTGTTATTGGGACGGTATGATGAAGCTTCACAGAGTCTTGATGCCTATGAGGAAACTAACGGTTTGATACGCAAAAGTGAGCAGACAACGAAAATGCTGTTGCAGCATCATGCCAGTTTTCAAGACCGTAGGGCCAGACGTGAGATTGACCGACTTTCTTTGCTAAACCGTCAGCAATGGCAGATGATAATTAGTGTCACTATAGCAAGTCTGCTTGTCATCATGATGTTGCTACTATTGCTGCGTGTCTATAGACAACGACAAGTTATTCTGAAGTTTCGTATAGATAAAATGCGACAGTGGCGTGAAGAGTATCTGAATAGAAGTGGTCATGCCCAGCAGCGAGTGAGTGAAGACGCTTTGCTGTCTGATGTTATTCAGCGACTGCGTAGGAAGTTGAATGGTGGTGATGATAAACCGATGACTGATGATGATTGGGAGGCGCTACATACTGCTGTACTTTCGGCTTATCCTACCTTCAAACGGCGTTTGGCAGACCTTTGCCGTCTGTCAGCTCATGACTATCATGTATGCCTGTTGATAAAAATAGATGTGAAGCCAAGTGATATTGCTCGTATCACAATTAGAAGTGATGAGGCCATAACTTCCACCCGCAGACGCCTATACGAACGGGCTTTTGGTCGTAAGGGAAAACCTTCTGACTGGGATGAAGTGATAAAAATGCTGTAG